A portion of the Emcibacter nanhaiensis genome contains these proteins:
- a CDS encoding M20/M25/M40 family metallo-hydrolase, translated as MKKILTAILGTVLAAGQLATSVCAAPQESQPFQDKALEMLKTTVAIRSVEGSGLVKDVAEYVAGEFRKAGFPEQDIHLLPIGDTVALVVRLRGDGRLGKKPILLSAHMDVVDALPEDWERDPFTLIEENGYYFGRGSSDNKFGLSVLSATLMRLRAEGYVPGRDLVLALSGDEESLMATTRALATTYRNLIDAEFALVADGGGGQLNEDGVAVSYTVDSAEKTYATFEMKATNPGGHSSLPRRDNAIKDLSDALNRIFAFEFPVMSSELTRAYFSRTAPLVGGEVGDAMERFAENPDDGEAVALLRSRPEYVGSTGTTCVPTMLRGGHAENALPQSAVATINCRIFPGVGVQKTLEALKQVVGNDALEWTVLDEPLESDASPIRDDVFTAITNGVHASYPGLPIIPHMASGASDALHFRAVGIPSYTFSGIFMKSSDEYAHGLNERVPVATLPVAMKMWHSILTELTQ; from the coding sequence ATGAAAAAAATTCTGACGGCTATTTTGGGAACAGTCCTGGCTGCAGGGCAACTGGCTACTTCTGTTTGTGCGGCTCCCCAAGAAAGCCAGCCGTTTCAGGACAAGGCCCTGGAAATGCTGAAAACAACCGTTGCGATCCGGTCAGTGGAAGGATCGGGACTGGTGAAAGATGTCGCGGAATATGTGGCCGGTGAATTCCGCAAGGCAGGTTTCCCGGAACAGGATATTCACCTCCTGCCGATCGGTGATACGGTCGCCCTGGTGGTGCGCCTGCGCGGGGATGGTCGCCTGGGTAAAAAACCTATCCTGCTTTCCGCTCATATGGACGTTGTCGATGCCCTGCCGGAGGATTGGGAGCGGGATCCCTTCACCCTGATCGAGGAAAACGGCTATTATTTCGGCCGGGGCTCCAGTGACAATAAATTCGGCCTGTCGGTGCTGTCCGCTACCCTGATGCGTCTCAGGGCGGAGGGATATGTGCCGGGCCGGGACCTGGTGCTTGCTCTATCCGGCGATGAAGAGAGCCTGATGGCGACAACCCGCGCCCTGGCCACCACCTACCGCAATCTTATCGACGCGGAGTTTGCCCTGGTTGCCGATGGCGGCGGCGGGCAACTGAATGAAGACGGGGTGGCTGTCTCATACACGGTGGACAGTGCCGAAAAAACCTATGCCACCTTCGAGATGAAGGCGACAAACCCCGGCGGGCACAGTTCGCTGCCGCGCCGGGACAACGCCATCAAGGATCTGTCCGACGCCCTGAACCGGATATTCGCCTTCGAGTTTCCGGTGATGTCCAGTGAACTGACGCGGGCCTATTTCTCCAGGACGGCCCCCCTGGTCGGGGGAGAGGTCGGCGACGCTATGGAGCGCTTTGCCGAAAACCCCGATGACGGGGAAGCTGTGGCTCTGCTGCGCAGCCGCCCTGAATATGTGGGTTCCACGGGCACCACCTGTGTGCCGACCATGCTGCGCGGAGGGCATGCGGAAAATGCGCTGCCCCAGTCTGCCGTCGCCACCATCAACTGCCGGATTTTCCCCGGTGTTGGCGTGCAGAAAACCCTTGAAGCCCTGAAACAGGTTGTCGGCAATGATGCGCTGGAATGGACGGTGCTGGACGAGCCGCTGGAAAGTGATGCGTCTCCCATCCGCGACGATGTGTTCACGGCGATCACCAACGGGGTGCATGCATCCTATCCCGGCCTGCCGATCATTCCCCATATGGCGTCCGGCGCGTCCGATGCCCTGCATTTCCGGGCCGTTGGCATCCCAAGCTATACCTTTTCAGGTATCTTCATGAAATCTTCCGATGAATATGCCCATGGCCTGAATGAACGGGTGCCGGTGGCAACCCTGCCGGTGGCGATGAAAATGTGGCATTCCATACTGACCGAACTTACCCAATAA
- a CDS encoding tetratricopeptide repeat-containing sulfotransferase family protein, whose translation MSSTNTDPQGDLKTALNHAASLLQHSPALAEQQAREILKVIPDLDPANHILGAALRVQGKLPDALEIIKPLKDKLPFSAPIWLEYGLVLAAAGKTADAIKALRQTVSLDPEHAESWRVLAEQLSLAGDGPAAVKATDKYISLLSRNRELATISDLFRQGKIPEAEKRARDFLKQQPANVVAMRLLAEIGAKLGQFEDARALLERSLELAPQYHHARTSYVMALYRSQKLREALEQTEILLKDDPDNTRFMSLKAMVLVQKGDHDEALKIYEEIAEKRPDQPQSYLYYGHTLKTVGRLDDSVSAYRKSIELSDKAGEIYWSLANLKTFKFSDEDIEDMISRVTSEGGDPEDQAHLAFALGKAFEDRKDYENAFKYYKRGNGIRRLGHPYDAKINIYDTVRQIKCFDREYFAARQGWGSPAPDPIFIVGLPRAGSTLLEQILASHSQVEGTTELVDIIALSRKLGGKKRIKSASDYPEIMREHDEETFREMGESYLETSSIQRNTEAPCFIDKMPNNFQHIGLIHSILPNAKIIDARRHPMGGCFAGFKQLFARGQTFTYDLQDIGYYYRDYVKLMDHWDEVLPGRIHRVQYEEMVADTENQIRALLDYCGLEFEDSCLKFYETDRAVRTPSAEQVRQPIYKGGLEQWRNFEPWLDPLKDALGPVLDRYPID comes from the coding sequence ATGTCGTCGACAAACACTGACCCGCAGGGGGACCTGAAAACAGCCCTGAACCATGCCGCCAGCCTGTTGCAGCATTCACCTGCACTGGCCGAACAACAGGCCCGGGAGATATTGAAAGTCATCCCGGACCTGGATCCGGCAAACCATATTCTGGGGGCCGCCCTCAGGGTACAGGGAAAACTGCCGGACGCCCTCGAGATCATAAAACCTCTGAAGGACAAGCTTCCCTTTTCCGCTCCGATCTGGCTTGAATACGGGCTTGTTTTGGCCGCTGCAGGAAAAACAGCCGATGCCATCAAAGCCCTGCGTCAGACGGTGTCCCTTGACCCGGAACATGCGGAATCATGGCGGGTTCTGGCTGAACAGCTGTCCCTCGCCGGCGACGGCCCGGCCGCAGTAAAAGCCACGGATAAATATATTTCCTTGCTGAGCCGCAACCGGGAGCTCGCAACTATCTCGGACCTCTTTCGCCAGGGAAAAATTCCGGAGGCGGAAAAACGCGCCCGGGATTTCTTGAAACAGCAACCTGCCAATGTGGTGGCGATGCGCTTGCTGGCCGAAATCGGCGCAAAGCTGGGGCAGTTCGAGGATGCCCGGGCACTCCTCGAAAGAAGCCTGGAACTTGCACCGCAATATCATCACGCCCGTACTTCCTACGTCATGGCGCTCTACCGCAGCCAGAAACTTCGCGAAGCCCTGGAACAGACTGAAATCCTTTTGAAAGACGATCCGGACAATACTCGGTTCATGTCTCTGAAAGCCATGGTTCTCGTCCAGAAGGGGGATCATGACGAGGCCTTGAAAATATATGAAGAGATTGCGGAAAAGAGGCCTGATCAGCCTCAGTCCTATCTCTATTATGGCCATACACTGAAAACGGTGGGACGTTTGGACGACTCTGTCTCCGCCTACAGGAAATCCATCGAATTAAGTGACAAGGCCGGGGAAATCTACTGGTCTCTGGCCAACCTGAAAACCTTCAAGTTCAGTGATGAAGATATTGAGGACATGATCTCCCGGGTCACCTCCGAAGGCGGCGATCCGGAGGACCAGGCCCATCTCGCCTTCGCTCTCGGCAAGGCCTTTGAAGACCGGAAAGACTATGAAAACGCCTTCAAATATTACAAGCGCGGCAACGGTATAAGGCGTCTCGGCCACCCCTATGACGCCAAGATCAACATTTATGACACGGTGCGCCAGATCAAGTGTTTTGACCGGGAGTATTTTGCGGCCCGGCAGGGCTGGGGCAGCCCTGCCCCGGACCCGATTTTCATCGTCGGCCTGCCGCGCGCCGGTTCGACATTGCTCGAGCAGATCCTGGCCAGCCATTCACAGGTGGAAGGGACGACAGAGCTTGTAGACATCATCGCGCTGTCCAGAAAACTTGGCGGAAAAAAACGGATCAAGTCGGCGTCCGACTATCCGGAAATCATGCGCGAACATGACGAAGAAACCTTCCGCGAAATGGGGGAAAGCTACCTGGAAACCTCCAGCATCCAGCGCAACACGGAGGCCCCCTGTTTCATCGACAAGATGCCGAATAATTTCCAGCATATCGGCCTGATCCACTCGATCCTGCCCAATGCCAAGATCATCGACGCCCGCCGGCATCCCATGGGCGGATGTTTCGCCGGCTTCAAACAGCTTTTCGCCCGCGGCCAGACCTTCACCTATGACCTGCAGGACATCGGCTACTATTATCGGGATTATGTGAAGCTGATGGATCACTGGGACGAGGTCCTTCCCGGCAGAATTCACCGTGTGCAATATGAAGAGATGGTGGCGGATACGGAAAACCAGATCCGGGCGTTACTGGACTATTGCGGTCTGGAGTTCGAAGACTCCTGCCTGAAGTTCTATGAAACCGACCGGGCGGTCCGCACGCCTAGCGCGGAACAGGTCCGCCAGCCCATCTACAAGGGCGGGCTCGAGCAGTGGCGCAATTTTGAACCCTGGCTCGATCCCCTGAAGGACGCCCTGGGCCCGGTGCTGGACCGTTATCCCATCGACTGA
- a CDS encoding acyl-CoA thioesterase, with protein MIETYKGVVHPVLCDVMGHMTTRHYAAAFDDASYHLAHACNLPVDDKNGFVDLELTLKFLAELRTGDIFVIRSAITGIGNSSFGARHKMVNCMNNSVAAVQEATYACFDLVKRKSVPLPDAFRERAESLLISESD; from the coding sequence ATGATCGAAACGTACAAAGGTGTTGTCCATCCCGTCCTGTGCGATGTCATGGGGCACATGACGACGCGGCATTATGCCGCCGCCTTTGACGATGCAAGTTACCATCTTGCCCATGCCTGCAACCTGCCGGTCGATGACAAAAACGGGTTTGTGGATCTGGAACTGACTCTAAAGTTCCTGGCTGAATTACGTACCGGCGATATTTTTGTTATCCGCAGTGCCATCACCGGGATCGGCAATTCCTCCTTCGGCGCCCGGCATAAAATGGTCAATTGCATGAACAATAGCGTTGCCGCCGTTCAGGAGGCGACCTACGCCTGTTTCGATCTTGTGAAAAGAAAGTCTGTCCCGCTCCCCGACGCGTTCCGGGAAAGGGCTGAAAGCTTGTTGATTTCAGAATCTGATTAG
- a CDS encoding sigma-54-dependent Fis family transcriptional regulator, whose amino-acid sequence MTTTLKYTGKTALGQPEDLNEKIKLIPELPDYMDLSARLKFAPKEGRIWLDNMRMMMLHATSLGALRNEMIESLGVDKARALLTRMGYVSGAKDAELALKLRSGADFFDVFSVGPQLHSLEGIVNVEPIRLDADTNKGHFYGEFLWKDSIEDEVHIERYGLGADPVCWMQIGYASGYTSVFMGRPVVFKEVECRAMGHSNCRIVGKPISEWSDIEEELAFMQPQAFANAQTIRSAQNPSEHVHVPEGSPVNSQFQEKLSANMVGASAAFNVACHMLDKVAQTDATVLFLGESGVGKEMFARTLKQISKRADQPYVAVNCAAIPENLLEAELFGVEKGAYTGAVEPRAGRFERADTGTIFLDEIGTLSLSAQGKLLRVLQEHQIERVGSKKTQDIDIRVIAATNADLQAEVKAGRFRQDLYFRLNVFPIHIPPLRDRKADIPLLMNHFLLKYSQKYDKSIAGFTSRAIDGFLNYDWPGNIRELENLVERGVILAPNDGAIDLSHLFTCGEDFSNALLGLGKDGNLNFQPDQGLCQSGEHSNNYRDIAEHIIDRNVSLDELEQQILEAAVEKADGNLSAAARSLGITRPQLAYRLKKTDISG is encoded by the coding sequence ATGACGACGACTTTGAAATATACCGGCAAAACCGCCTTGGGCCAGCCGGAGGACCTGAATGAGAAAATAAAACTTATTCCGGAATTGCCGGACTATATGGACCTTTCCGCCAGGCTCAAATTTGCCCCCAAGGAAGGCCGCATCTGGCTGGACAACATGCGCATGATGATGCTGCATGCCACGTCGCTTGGCGCATTGCGGAATGAAATGATTGAATCCCTCGGTGTCGACAAGGCCCGGGCGCTTCTCACACGTATGGGCTATGTGTCCGGCGCCAAGGATGCGGAACTTGCCCTTAAACTTCGCAGCGGCGCCGACTTTTTCGACGTTTTTTCCGTGGGGCCGCAACTGCATTCCCTGGAAGGCATTGTCAATGTGGAGCCCATCCGGCTGGATGCGGATACCAACAAGGGTCATTTTTACGGCGAGTTCCTGTGGAAAGACAGCATCGAGGATGAAGTCCATATCGAACGGTACGGCCTTGGCGCCGATCCGGTGTGCTGGATGCAGATTGGCTACGCCAGCGGCTATACCTCCGTCTTCATGGGCCGGCCGGTGGTGTTCAAGGAAGTGGAGTGTCGCGCCATGGGCCACAGCAACTGCCGCATTGTTGGCAAGCCCATCTCCGAATGGAGCGATATTGAGGAAGAGCTGGCCTTCATGCAGCCGCAGGCCTTTGCCAACGCCCAGACCATCAGAAGCGCCCAGAATCCGTCCGAGCATGTCCATGTTCCGGAAGGCAGCCCGGTCAACAGCCAGTTTCAGGAAAAACTCTCTGCCAATATGGTCGGGGCTTCTGCGGCCTTCAACGTAGCCTGTCACATGCTCGACAAGGTGGCGCAAACTGACGCCACGGTCCTGTTCCTCGGCGAAAGCGGCGTGGGCAAGGAAATGTTCGCCCGGACCCTGAAACAGATCAGCAAACGGGCAGATCAACCCTATGTCGCGGTCAATTGTGCCGCCATTCCGGAAAACCTGCTTGAAGCCGAATTATTCGGTGTCGAGAAAGGCGCCTATACCGGCGCTGTGGAACCCCGGGCCGGACGGTTCGAACGGGCAGACACGGGCACCATTTTCCTGGATGAGATCGGCACCCTCTCCCTGTCCGCCCAGGGCAAGCTGCTGCGGGTGTTGCAGGAACACCAGATCGAACGGGTCGGCAGCAAGAAAACCCAGGATATCGATATCCGCGTCATTGCCGCGACCAACGCAGACCTTCAGGCCGAGGTCAAAGCCGGGCGATTCCGCCAGGATCTGTATTTCCGGCTCAACGTCTTCCCGATCCATATTCCTCCGCTGCGGGACAGAAAAGCGGACATACCGCTGCTCATGAACCATTTCCTGCTCAAATACAGCCAGAAATATGACAAGAGCATCGCCGGTTTCACCTCCCGGGCCATTGACGGTTTTTTGAATTACGACTGGCCGGGCAATATCCGGGAACTGGAAAACCTGGTGGAGCGGGGCGTCATTCTGGCGCCCAACGACGGCGCCATCGACCTCAGCCACCTGTTCACCTGCGGCGAGGACTTTTCCAATGCCCTGCTCGGGCTGGGCAAGGATGGCAATCTGAATTTCCAGCCGGATCAGGGACTGTGCCAGTCGGGAGAGCACAGCAACAACTACCGGGATATTGCGGAACATATCATTGACCGCAACGTGTCGCTGGATGAACTGGAACAGCAGATCCTGGAAGCCGCGGTCGAGAAAGCCGACGGCAATCTGTCGGCCGCCGCCAGGAGCCTGGGAATTACCCGCCCGCAACTGGCCTATCGCCTGAAAAAGACTGACATTTCCGGTTAA
- the gabT gene encoding 4-aminobutyrate--2-oxoglutarate transaminase: MTNAELWARREQAVARGVGTMHQRFAARAKNAELWDVEGKRYIDFASGIAVNNTGHSDPRIVEAVKAQLDNFSHSCFQVNPYESYVALAEKLNAAAPGPSPKKSIFLTTGVEAVENAVKIARVATGRPGIIAFKGGFHGRTMMGMALTGKVAPYKVGFGPFPTDIYHVPYPVAYHGVTEQMSLEALDGLFKADIDPKRVAAIILEPVQGEGGFYAASPSFMQALRKLCDEHGMLLICDEIQTGFARTGKLFATEYSGIEPDLMTVAKAMAGGFPISGVVGKADIMDAAAPGGLGGTYGGSPLGCVAGLKVMEIIEQDNLCGRAVEIGELFKSRLLRMKGNGMSSIGEVRNLGAMIAMELVMDEEADRPDPELTGRIVRDAAEKGLTLLSCGIRGNVIRFLPALTASDDILNEGLDILEEVMSAD; this comes from the coding sequence ATGACCAATGCAGAACTCTGGGCGCGCCGGGAGCAGGCGGTGGCCCGTGGTGTGGGCACCATGCACCAGCGCTTTGCCGCGCGGGCCAAAAATGCCGAACTGTGGGATGTGGAGGGCAAGCGCTATATCGACTTTGCCAGCGGCATCGCGGTAAATAACACCGGCCACAGCGATCCGCGGATTGTCGAGGCGGTGAAGGCGCAATTGGACAACTTCTCCCACAGCTGTTTCCAGGTCAATCCCTATGAAAGCTATGTTGCGCTGGCGGAGAAGCTCAATGCGGCGGCGCCGGGGCCGAGCCCCAAGAAATCCATCTTCCTCACCACCGGGGTGGAAGCGGTGGAGAATGCGGTCAAGATCGCCCGGGTGGCGACCGGACGGCCCGGCATCATCGCCTTTAAGGGCGGCTTTCACGGCCGCACCATGATGGGCATGGCGCTGACCGGCAAGGTGGCGCCCTACAAGGTCGGCTTCGGGCCGTTCCCGACCGATATCTACCATGTGCCTTATCCTGTGGCCTATCATGGGGTGACCGAGCAGATGAGCCTCGAGGCGCTGGACGGACTGTTCAAGGCGGATATTGACCCGAAACGGGTGGCGGCGATCATCCTCGAGCCGGTGCAGGGCGAGGGTGGCTTCTATGCCGCAAGCCCCAGCTTCATGCAGGCGCTGCGCAAGCTGTGTGACGAGCATGGCATGCTGCTGATCTGCGACGAGATCCAGACCGGCTTTGCCCGTACCGGTAAATTGTTTGCGACAGAATATAGCGGCATTGAGCCGGACCTGATGACGGTGGCCAAGGCTATGGCCGGCGGCTTCCCGATCAGCGGTGTGGTCGGCAAGGCGGACATCATGGATGCGGCGGCGCCGGGCGGCCTCGGCGGCACCTATGGCGGTTCACCACTGGGCTGTGTAGCCGGTCTCAAGGTGATGGAGATCATCGAGCAGGATAACCTTTGCGGGCGGGCCGTTGAGATCGGCGAACTGTTCAAGAGCAGGCTGTTACGAATGAAAGGTAACGGCATGAGCTCAATCGGCGAAGTGCGCAACCTGGGCGCCATGATTGCCATGGAGCTGGTCATGGACGAGGAGGCCGACCGGCCGGACCCGGAACTCACCGGCCGGATCGTCAGGGACGCAGCCGAGAAGGGACTGACCCTGCTCAGCTGCGGCATCCGCGGCAATGTGATCCGCTTCCTGCCAGCGCTCACCGCCAGTGACGATATCCTCAACGAGGGGCTCGATATCCTCGAGGAAGTGATGTCTGCTGACTAA
- a CDS encoding TonB-dependent receptor: protein MKGKYRVSKSALMTSTILLSGIMSAQQAVYAAEEGEAVLEEIIVTSQKRESSLQDVSLSVQVLGNQQLEDLNVNAFEDYIQFLPTVSFQNARPGVAQIYMRGISSGGDGNHSASMPSVGVYLDEQPITTINQILDLHAYDIARIETLSGPQGTLFGASSQAGTMRIITNKPVLGEFEAGYDVAANVVKSGEPGYTLEGFANIPVSDKVAIRLVGWHEDDGGYIDNVPASITYAASGIVKDNADIVEKNFNDNTVTGGRALLRIDLDDNWTITPGLTYQNQKSTGSFTHDPETLGDLLAQDFFPTEYDEDWYQATLTVEGKIGNLDVVYAGAYLHRNVDSIYDYSGYAEYLENVYAAYGYDCVYYTAGGECADPSQYVTGDELFERQSHELRVQSPQENRLRFIAGLFYQRQVHDFDLQWVVPDMNPANSVIPDGHTTWQTKQVRIDREYAAFGEVSYDITEQLTLLAGMRYYKYKNSLYGFNGFIGHCTGFYVDGEFVQDPDGTPQYPCFDTRILDGLEENTGQTYKVNLSYRIDDDKMVYATFSQGYRPGGVNRARVPGIPGYKEDFVDNYEIGWKTSWMDNRLRFNGAVYYVSWDDVQFSFLDFSVSNLTIIQNVGGSRTYGAEFDLMFAASENLTLSLSASYNDAKLTDDYRRAADGPILAPKGTEMPFVPKLQFTAIARYEQEIANVPSFFQAAYSYTDDSWNNLELDLREKQHAYGLLNLSAGVSGDGWTFSVFADNVTDTRAEIAKYYPGYPSEIDTTTATNRPRSFGARFGQRF, encoded by the coding sequence ATGAAAGGTAAATATCGGGTTTCGAAGTCGGCCCTGATGACTTCGACGATATTGTTGTCCGGAATTATGTCCGCGCAACAGGCAGTCTACGCTGCAGAAGAAGGGGAAGCGGTTCTCGAAGAGATCATCGTGACTTCCCAGAAACGTGAATCCAGCCTTCAGGATGTATCCCTGTCAGTTCAGGTTCTGGGCAACCAGCAACTGGAAGATCTGAACGTCAATGCCTTTGAGGATTATATCCAGTTCCTGCCGACGGTATCTTTCCAGAATGCCCGGCCGGGTGTGGCGCAGATCTATATGCGCGGTATTTCCAGTGGTGGTGACGGCAACCATTCTGCTTCCATGCCGAGCGTAGGTGTCTATCTTGACGAACAGCCAATCACCACGATTAACCAGATACTCGACCTGCATGCCTATGACATCGCCAGGATTGAAACCCTGTCCGGGCCGCAAGGAACCCTGTTCGGCGCCAGCAGCCAGGCCGGTACCATGCGGATCATCACCAATAAGCCGGTCCTGGGCGAGTTCGAAGCGGGGTATGATGTGGCGGCAAATGTGGTGAAAAGCGGCGAACCCGGCTACACCCTGGAAGGCTTCGCCAATATTCCGGTTTCCGACAAGGTCGCCATTCGCCTGGTCGGCTGGCATGAAGATGACGGCGGCTACATTGATAACGTGCCGGCATCCATCACCTATGCGGCCAGCGGCATCGTGAAGGATAATGCCGATATCGTTGAAAAGAACTTCAATGATAATACGGTGACCGGTGGACGGGCGCTGCTGCGTATTGACCTTGATGACAACTGGACCATTACCCCCGGCCTGACTTATCAGAACCAGAAGTCAACCGGTTCCTTCACCCATGATCCGGAAACGCTCGGCGACTTGCTGGCGCAGGACTTTTTCCCGACTGAATATGATGAAGACTGGTATCAGGCAACCCTGACGGTTGAAGGCAAGATCGGCAACCTGGATGTGGTCTATGCCGGCGCCTATCTGCACCGCAACGTGGACAGCATTTATGATTATTCCGGATATGCGGAATATCTGGAAAATGTGTATGCAGCATATGGTTATGATTGCGTTTACTACACTGCCGGCGGCGAATGTGCGGACCCGTCCCAGTATGTGACCGGCGATGAATTGTTTGAACGCCAGAGCCACGAATTGCGCGTCCAGTCACCCCAGGAAAACCGCCTGCGGTTTATTGCCGGCCTGTTCTACCAGCGCCAGGTCCATGACTTTGACCTTCAGTGGGTCGTTCCTGATATGAATCCCGCAAATTCCGTCATTCCTGACGGGCATACGACCTGGCAGACCAAACAGGTCCGCATCGACCGGGAATATGCCGCCTTCGGTGAGGTCAGCTATGATATTACCGAACAACTGACCTTGCTGGCCGGTATGCGCTACTATAAATACAAAAACAGTCTCTATGGCTTCAATGGCTTTATCGGGCACTGTACCGGCTTCTATGTAGACGGTGAGTTTGTTCAGGATCCGGATGGCACACCCCAATATCCCTGTTTTGATACGCGGATACTGGATGGCCTGGAGGAAAATACCGGCCAGACCTACAAGGTCAATCTGAGTTACCGGATTGATGATGATAAAATGGTCTATGCCACTTTCTCCCAGGGGTATCGCCCCGGCGGCGTGAACCGGGCGCGCGTACCAGGTATCCCGGGATACAAGGAAGACTTTGTCGACAACTATGAGATCGGCTGGAAAACAAGCTGGATGGATAACCGTCTCAGGTTCAATGGCGCCGTCTATTATGTGAGCTGGGATGATGTGCAATTCAGCTTCCTCGATTTCTCCGTATCCAACCTGACGATCATTCAGAATGTTGGTGGTTCACGAACCTATGGTGCTGAATTCGACCTGATGTTTGCAGCCTCTGAAAATTTGACGCTTTCATTGTCGGCTTCCTACAATGACGCCAAACTGACGGATGACTACAGAAGGGCTGCGGATGGTCCAATCCTGGCGCCAAAGGGGACAGAGATGCCATTTGTGCCCAAGCTGCAGTTCACCGCAATTGCCCGCTATGAGCAGGAAATCGCCAATGTGCCTTCTTTCTTCCAGGCGGCATATTCTTATACCGATGACAGTTGGAATAATCTGGAGCTTGATCTCAGGGAAAAACAGCATGCCTATGGTCTGCTCAATCTTTCCGCCGGGGTGAGCGGGGACGGTTGGACCTTCAGTGTCTTTGCCGACAACGTGACGGATACCCGGGCGGAAATCGCCAAATATTATCCCGGTTATCCCAGCGAGATCGATACCACGACGGCTACCAACCGCCCACGCAGTTTCGGGGCTCGTTTTGGTCAGCGTTTCTGA
- a CDS encoding APC family permease — protein MKRELGLAGVVVTVVGYVIGASIFVLPGQLAGATGPAVVLAYGLAAVIAVFSCIVAAQLGSVFPKTGAGYVAIARLVSPMGGFVTIWLMLAVYILAIALIASGFADYFTRLFPAVNSTVAAYGVVLFFGIINLGGARRLVNLQTLLVLIFMVALVAVSLGGIAAVKAENITPFLPLGMKPVMQAVVPAFFSYGGFMVVMELAGEIRKPARTIPFGLLLSFVVVLVTYLCLSLALVGSIPWQTLATLRAPVSHLAEILFGEWGGTFVAIAAVGAAATSVNALILVASRDIIALAEAGIFSEKLRDGDGGESRARNSVILVVFFSVVALMLGQTVMEYAVWVSGVTLLYQVIIGVAMLRILAREPEAYAAAGFKLGKAGLLAGGVGVILISGLFLYFVLEGSELRIFAALAYLITGISYYLLRKRKVGIEGWV, from the coding sequence ATGAAACGTGAACTGGGCCTTGCCGGTGTGGTTGTTACGGTTGTCGGCTATGTGATCGGCGCGTCGATTTTTGTCCTGCCCGGTCAACTGGCCGGCGCCACCGGTCCGGCCGTGGTTCTGGCTTACGGTCTGGCGGCGGTGATTGCGGTCTTCTCCTGTATCGTCGCCGCCCAGCTCGGCAGCGTCTTCCCGAAAACCGGGGCCGGTTATGTGGCCATCGCCCGGCTGGTCTCTCCCATGGGCGGCTTTGTCACCATCTGGCTGATGCTGGCGGTCTATATCCTCGCCATTGCCCTGATCGCCAGCGGTTTTGCCGACTATTTCACCCGGCTTTTTCCCGCCGTCAATAGCACCGTCGCCGCTTATGGCGTAGTCCTGTTTTTCGGGATCATCAACTTGGGCGGGGCACGCCGCCTGGTGAACCTGCAGACCCTTCTGGTGCTGATTTTCATGGTCGCCCTGGTGGCGGTTTCCCTGGGCGGGATCGCGGCGGTCAAGGCGGAAAATATCACACCGTTCCTGCCGCTCGGCATGAAGCCGGTGATGCAGGCGGTCGTGCCCGCCTTTTTCTCCTATGGCGGATTTATGGTGGTGATGGAGCTTGCCGGTGAAATCCGCAAGCCCGCCCGCACCATTCCGTTTGGTCTGTTGCTCAGCTTTGTCGTGGTGCTCGTCACCTATCTCTGCCTGTCGCTGGCGCTGGTGGGGTCCATTCCCTGGCAAACCCTGGCCACCCTCAGGGCGCCGGTCAGTCATCTGGCGGAAATCCTGTTCGGGGAATGGGGCGGCACCTTTGTCGCCATTGCCGCAGTGGGGGCCGCCGCCACCTCGGTCAATGCCCTGATCCTGGTGGCGTCGCGCGATATCATTGCCCTGGCTGAGGCCGGCATTTTTTCCGAAAAACTCCGGGACGGTGACGGCGGGGAAAGCCGGGCCCGAAACAGCGTGATCCTGGTCGTCTTCTTTTCCGTCGTCGCGCTCATGCTGGGGCAGACGGTGATGGAATATGCGGTCTGGGTGTCCGGAGTGACCCTGCTGTACCAAGTGATCATCGGTGTGGCGATGTTGAGAATTCTCGCCCGCGAACCGGAGGCCTATGCCGCCGCCGGGTTCAAGCTTGGGAAGGCAGGGCTTCTTGCCGGCGGGGTCGGCGTGATCCTCATCTCCGGGCTGTTTCTCTATTTTGTGCTTGAAGGCAGCGAACTGAGGATTTTTGCCGCTCTGGCATATCTGATAACTGGGATTTCCTATTATCTGCTGCGTAAAAGAAAAGTCGGCATCGAGGGCTGGGTATGA